In Triticum urartu cultivar G1812 unplaced genomic scaffold, Tu2.1 TuUngrouped_contig_9450, whole genome shotgun sequence, one DNA window encodes the following:
- the LOC125532232 gene encoding uncharacterized protein LOC125532232 isoform X2: MSYWLNRLVISRMCSLMWETWSTTSSDYYRLQQGFYSEPINLNSYKKHLSMELKCLFQYIVNQPTKGLGTELLVLEDAMSGSETLWLQGVKKLDWDQWSKSNKDATHVRVDNLTAKVLHRISLDLLSCFHDHTSNRARQFPSSVQPKHCIYLSP; the protein is encoded by the exons ATGAGCTACTGGCTAAATCGTTTGGTGATCTCAAGGATGTGCTCTCTGATGTGGGAAACGTGGTCGACGACAAGCTCTGACTACTACAGGCTCCAACAAG GCTTCTATTCTGAACCAATAAACTTGAACAGCTACAAGAAGCATCTTTCCATGGAGCTTAAATGCCTTTTCCAATACATAGTTAATCAACCGACGAAAGGATTGGGTACTGAGCTTCTTGTACTTGAG GATGCTATGTCAGGAAGTGAAACGTTGTGGCTTCAAGGAGTGAAGAAATTGGATTGGGATCAATGGAGTAAATCAAACAAGGATGCAACTCATGTTCGTGTTG ATAATTTGACTGCCAAAGTGCTACATCGTATCTCACTGGACCTATTGA GTTGCTTCCATGACCATACTTCAAATAGGG CTAGACAGTTCCCGAGTTCGGTCCAACCGAAACACTGCATTTATCTTTCTCCATGA
- the LOC125532232 gene encoding uncharacterized protein LOC125532232 isoform X1, with product MSYWLNRLVISRMCSLMWETWSTTSSDYYRLQQGFYSEPINLNSYKKHLSMELKCLFQYIVNQPTKGLGTELLVLEDAMSGSETLWLQGVKKLDWDQWSKSNKDATHVRVDNLTAKVLHRISLDLLSCFHDHTSNRGILVCLSSSTLDPLYVGIFSQSVLV from the exons ATGAGCTACTGGCTAAATCGTTTGGTGATCTCAAGGATGTGCTCTCTGATGTGGGAAACGTGGTCGACGACAAGCTCTGACTACTACAGGCTCCAACAAG GCTTCTATTCTGAACCAATAAACTTGAACAGCTACAAGAAGCATCTTTCCATGGAGCTTAAATGCCTTTTCCAATACATAGTTAATCAACCGACGAAAGGATTGGGTACTGAGCTTCTTGTACTTGAG GATGCTATGTCAGGAAGTGAAACGTTGTGGCTTCAAGGAGTGAAGAAATTGGATTGGGATCAATGGAGTAAATCAAACAAGGATGCAACTCATGTTCGTGTTG ATAATTTGACTGCCAAAGTGCTACATCGTATCTCACTGGACCTATTGA GTTGCTTCCATGACCATACTTCAAATAGGGGTATATTAGTTTGCCTCTCATCATCAACTTTGGACCCTCTTTATGTGGGCATTTTTTCTCAAAGCGTACTTGTATAA
- the LOC125532232 gene encoding uncharacterized protein LOC125532232 isoform X3, with protein sequence MSYWLNRLVISRMCSLMWETWSTTSSDYYRLQQGFYSEPINLNSYKKHLSMELKCLFQYIVNQPTKGLGTELLVLEDAMSGSETLWLQGVKKLDWDQWSKSNKDATHVRVGGKSNNLCTVFAFCKII encoded by the exons ATGAGCTACTGGCTAAATCGTTTGGTGATCTCAAGGATGTGCTCTCTGATGTGGGAAACGTGGTCGACGACAAGCTCTGACTACTACAGGCTCCAACAAG GCTTCTATTCTGAACCAATAAACTTGAACAGCTACAAGAAGCATCTTTCCATGGAGCTTAAATGCCTTTTCCAATACATAGTTAATCAACCGACGAAAGGATTGGGTACTGAGCTTCTTGTACTTGAG GATGCTATGTCAGGAAGTGAAACGTTGTGGCTTCAAGGAGTGAAGAAATTGGATTGGGATCAATGGAGTAAATCAAACAAGGATGCAACTCATGTTCGTGTTG GTGGCAAATCCAATAATTTATGTACTGTATTTGCATTTTGCAAGATAATTTGA
- the LOC125532232 gene encoding uncharacterized protein LOC125532232 isoform X4 has protein sequence MSYWLNRLVISRMCSLMWETWSTTSSDYYRLQQGFYSEPINLNSYKKHLSMELKCLFQYIVNQPTKGLGTELLVLEDAMSGSETLWLQGVKKLDWDQWSKSNKDATHVRVANPIIYVLYLHFAR, from the exons ATGAGCTACTGGCTAAATCGTTTGGTGATCTCAAGGATGTGCTCTCTGATGTGGGAAACGTGGTCGACGACAAGCTCTGACTACTACAGGCTCCAACAAG GCTTCTATTCTGAACCAATAAACTTGAACAGCTACAAGAAGCATCTTTCCATGGAGCTTAAATGCCTTTTCCAATACATAGTTAATCAACCGACGAAAGGATTGGGTACTGAGCTTCTTGTACTTGAG GATGCTATGTCAGGAAGTGAAACGTTGTGGCTTCAAGGAGTGAAGAAATTGGATTGGGATCAATGGAGTAAATCAAACAAGGATGCAACTCATGTTCGT GTGGCAAATCCAATAATTTATGTACTGTATTTGCATTTTGCAAGATAA